The Gossypium hirsutum isolate 1008001.06 chromosome D06, Gossypium_hirsutum_v2.1, whole genome shotgun sequence genome contains the following window.
TGTTAATCCTCTCACTTTGACTATATAAgccatttaattaattaaatttaatagcgattaaattttgtaacttatatgatttagtcctttttccttaattaacaatcaaatcactaaaatttctgAACCAAACTTCAATATACCTATCtagtaactccgtaaatatttaataaaaatatttacaggtctggtttacagaaacgaggtcctgaaactttattttctaaaactacttaACTTTAAggacaaaccacttgtactttACTACTCGTTCagttagaaaaaattataaaccaaaatccaatataatattataattgactCGTAACTATTAAATAATACTATTTACAAACTCACTTACCGGagttgtggtctcgaaaccactgttttcgacactactgaaaaatgggctattatagcATAAATGGCTATATGGTATGGATGAATGTGTGCATTTAGGCTAAGTGTTTAGTTGTAATTGTGACATGTAGATGATCAAAATGATAGTGAAATGGTTGATTTTTAATGTTGCAATTAAACCATATTATAAATTGATTGGTTAATGATTTTCAAGGGATGAACTGTTTGGTAAGATTTTAATAGATAATTTGAATGGTGTATTTGAGTAGTATCTTAAGATTGAAAAGTTGAAGGTTCATGGGTTAAGATGTTTGGTAAGGTACTTGTATGTTGATCAATGAATTGGTTCACATGTGAATGGTACAATTTCCAATGGTACATCTTCAAGTTGGTATAGATGCGTGTGCAAGATACTTGTTAGTTAGCAAATATGGCATAACAGATTGTTAATTGATAAAAGTATGATATGTGGTAAAGTTGGCATGATTTGAATTAGTTTTTATGCAAGTTTTGAGTAGGTTTAATTGTGCATTGGGACATCAAATATGCTATTGATTTAGTTTGACATGAAGTAGGCATCAAATGACATATTTTGTACCACACGGCatgtccacacggccatgtgtcacacacggactaatgacacggtcatgtgtccatTGGAAAGTTGAAAGCATTTGAATCACACAATTCCCAATTATCAAATGGGttgaccacatgcccgtgtgagtatTGTAGATTTGGTCATTTAGGTTTCACATGGGCTTAGTTAGTTACACGGCCCAACTGTGTGGCTGTGTGacttttgataaaatttttagtgTTTGATCCACACGACTTCAGTTTgttacacagcctggacacacgcctATGTATCCCCTAATTTGCATGAGTGCTCTTATCTTTTGAAAATGTTGTTGATTGATCCTTGTTCATTCCCGGGTCAATTTTAGAACTTTCGTAAGCTTGATTTAGACTTGGTTTCATTTGTGATGTTGGATATATGTAATCATTGCATGTGTAATTGAAATTTTTGAACTAAGTTTTGCATGTACTGTTTTGTTGACTGTCGTGACATTCTATAACTCGGGTCTGGCGATCAAactgggtaaggggtgttatagatcCGACCCTCCATCAACAACTGTTTAGCGTCCCATCCATTTAATTGTTAGCAAACCTTTTCTACCACAAATAGAAAAATGCTAATGCCTACTTCTCCTATGAAAAACCAAAATGCCCAAATACTTAACTAGATTGTGAACTCTACGAGAACCTAAATGCTCACTTAGTTGCACTGCTAGCTCCCCATTTGTGTTCTTGAAGAAAAATACTTTAGTTTTTTTTGTAGGTTAACCTTGCGCCCAAAAATAAGACAAAAAGTGTCCAAAACTTGTCGGATGTCCGATACTTGCTTCAACTCTGCTTTACAGGACAAGATGAGGTAATTTGCAAAAATAGATGTGAAATCGGTGGCCCTCGCCTTGAGAGCTTTGTAGGCTTCCATGTATTCCCCCTTACTTTTTCCTTTATCTTGTGGCCCAACAATCTTTCCATACATAATACGAATAGATACGAAGACAAGGGGCACCTTGTGGGATAACCCTTGTTGGCTTGAACTCATCCATGAGTTGCTCTTTCCACAAAATCTACATAGTAtgataattagattttaattttcttCCTTGTTGGCTTGATAGACTTCCCccttatttctttctctttttgaaCTAATATATTGCATATGataattagtatttaatttttttaattgtataaaaatttttcttaagtattactaataataattattaattaatattttaaaaataaattatattttgtattgCCAATCATGTATAGGGAATTACGATGTAATTATACCATGTCAACCAAACATATCTAGAAAATTAAAATTCCTTATAATTACAAGAGGGTGTAATTACTAGTTACACCCTAACAATTACACTTTCATCCAATTGCTTTATTGTGTCCAAGCACACTCTAGACGTGTTTAGTTGATAGAATGTATTTGCATAATAATTTCTCATGTCATGTTTGAtagtataaattgtaattacataactattcaattttatattctaaaaatgaatattaattattataaaaaatatcaataatacttgagaatttttttctaaacaaataaaaaaacttaaaaccaaaTGATTGTACCTAATAAGTAATTGACATTACAATTactagtaaaattaacaataaaaacaaacatcctatacaattttatttaattagtttagcATTTTATATGTGGTAGGTTATTCCCTCTCTAACATTATCTATTGGTTCTTAGCAAAGTATAAAAACTATGTCATTTAGTTAAAGgtagtataaatattttataataaatgtcTTGACTTGAACGAAGCGTTAGTTAAAGCTCTTGTCAGACACTCGTTTGGCATGAGTTTGAATTATGTTACCCCTATCCCCTTGATAACTCTAGAATGTAGAGTTATCTTCAATACTTTTATACTAATAATTCATGCAAAATTTGAGTGATTGATAACAAATTTCGTAGTTTTTATTATAATTCTAACCTATTGGATAATGTTAAGGTAAATTTGttatcttaattaatttatatgcgaaatgcatgatttttgcagTTTTGAAGGTAGTTGGTGCACTGAGAGGAAATGACTTAAAACTCACTTAAGGATGCTCAATGTTGCAACATCTCTACAACAAAAGACTTACGGAATTGGGCTGATATGTTGCCATCTTTGAATACCCAAAAAAGTTTATTGGACCTCATAAATCCTTTTGACCCAAGTCTGAAGTAGGTTAACAAGTCTGAACAATCCACCAAAGGAGAAAGAAGCCCAAATTAGTTACTAAGTGGATTTTGCTTTTCAAACGCATCCTAAatatttttagggtaaactataaaatcAACTCCTtatctatattttaaattatgttttgaattttgatcatcgaattttaatttgttatgaTATCGTCACTAACATTGTCAATTTATAGCATTTTGGTTTAACGGGGTAACAAGTTGACATGACGTtctaaatcatcattttaaactaaaattttaggtaaaattacAAAGCTAATCCCTATACCTTTTCTTCGAAACAAtttaatttcttcttcttcttcttcttcttctcatttctttccttttctctcttctccctaaaataagataattaattaTTCTTTGTTGTTCCAGCAAAAACAATACAATGTTTTAGATCTAAAAGGAATTGCCACCCAACAAACATAGAAAGAAAGCTTGTCATTGCATTCAATCAATTTGTTAAAGTTTACTTGACTATCTAACATTCTTGAGAAGTCCCTGAGAACATAATGGTGATCTTGCGCTCCAACTTCCAGTTGTTGAGCATATCGGCAAGCTTTCCTCTTCAACAACTTGTAGTTTATATAATACCTAGAAAAAACACTTTTTTTGGGGATACTTCAAGAAATTACAAAGTAAATCAACTACCAATCATTCATCAGGGTGTATATACATACCCTTGTCATTCTTGAATTCCAGACTCTTTCAACTTCTTCCCAAAACCCACCATAATTGTCACAAGTATATACTTGAATGTATCATCAACAACGATTTCAAACTTGGGTAACCCATGTTATATAAATGCTGATGAAGGTTTAGAAGAGAAGTGTAGGGATTAACTGTGCAATTTGATAACAGCtcaatgatcaaattgtaacAAATAGATAATATTAGTGACTATTTCGTAATAAATTAAAATTCGAGGGCCAAAACGTAAGTTTACCCATTTTTAATTCCCATTTAGTAGACTCCATCGATTTCTCCTAATTTTGCCCAattgtttctattattatttattcatttattatgaAACTGCCTGCCGTTTCCCGAAATAAATGGAGTGGAGTGGTCCAAAAATGTCTTGGAAATTTAGCCAAACTTTTAAGTTTAAGCTCCAAGAATTAACAATGGGGGCAACGGAAAATATCTGGACCGCCATGGACATCGCACCAAGCGTAGCTATCCACGATTCAATCCCTCACCATCCTCTCTCCGTCGATACCGCTCTTTCTTTCCCCGTCATGTCTCATCGCGTCATGTTATTTTCTTCCCCGTTCTCTTTttcttgtaaaatttaattttcagcTCTTAGCTTGCATTGTCTTAtggtttcattttcattttctatttggTGGATCTTCAAGTTTTATTTCATTGCTTTTAAGCTAAGTATGACAAGCTCAAACGCCTGGAATTTcgaatttattttgtttttaatgacATTTTTCTCggtttatatatttatacagCGACGTGTGTAAGAAACTGTTCAGGAAATGGGAGAAGTTGGAAAATTCTCGTTTCTCCGTCGAGACAGTATCAGGCGGCATAACGAATCTTCGTGAGCCCTTGTCTTTTTGTTGTTTATTATGGAAAATTTTCGTTCTACGTAGAGGAGAGAGTTAATTTGTTCGTAGTTATTAGAACGATTTTTCTAGCACAATTTTCTTATCGTGTTTCAGATGGGAAAAAGAATATGaactagaatttttttaaaagaagtcCGTAGTACGAGGCTAGAGATCGGTTTATTGATTGTTCTcgtgtttattttatattttctttttcttttattttattttttgcggTTTTTGGTTGATTTTGTGGCAATTTATTTGCTAAGCGTGAATAAATTTAATGCAGTGCTAAAGGTTTCTGTGAAGGAAGGAAATGGAGATAATGTGGCTGTAACAGTTAGATTATATGGACCTAATACTGAATATGTCATCGATCGGAAACGTGAGTTGCAGGTATTCCCGCTATACTTGTTCGACGCTTCTTTCTGTAGAATATTGTCTTCGAAAATATCGTATTTTTTAGCTGAATGATATTGGTGCGCATAATATTACCTTCATAATGCTCAAACCTTGCTTAAAGGGATTGTTGGACTTGGTTTAGGATTTCCTTTGAAATATGTTTCTTGCATGCATGTAATTGAGGTGGCAAAGATATGCTTAGTAATTCTTTTTGATGTTCTGCTCAACTAAATTCTAGCTAGTTATAATTATTAATTCATcccaatcttttatttttttggtttcatTACCATCTTTCTAGTTGATGAcacttttctttcctttctttactTTTTAATTGCTCACTTCATATTGTGTTTAGGCAATCAAATACCTCTCGGCTGCAGGATTTGGTGCTAAATTGCTTGGAGTTTTTGGAAATGGCATGGTGCAGTCTTTTATAAATGCACGTACCTTAAACCCAGCAGGTAAGCATAAGAGAGATCACCCATGGGAGTAAAACTGCACCTGAAATTGTGTTCTTTAGAAATCAGAAATTTGAGAAGATTTATGCCTTTGAGCAGCTTAATCTCATGTTTTGCGCTGGAAGCATGCTCAAGAAATTTGTCTTCCTCTCTTAAAGCCTTTTATTTCCCTGTTTATTGTATAACTATTATTGATATTGACATAGTCTCAaagtatattaaatttaatttaagaaGACACTGACTTCTTTGCAAGTAATTACTACCTTTAATATTGGAAATTGTTCTTTAACTCAACTGCTAGCTATCGTTGGGCCTGCAATCTTTGCACTGATAATTTTATCTTTCCCCTTGACAGACATGAAAAAGCCTAAGCTGGCTGCAGAAATTGCTAAGCAACTTCGTAGATTCCATCAAGTGGAAATTCCTGGTTCTAAAGAGCCTCAGCTATGGGTTGACATCTTCAAGTTCTTTGAGAAAGGTTTGGGAACAAACTTTTTCCACATGATTTTATGTTAGTTTTTTAcagctaaaataaattttaagtatgTCTTCCATTGTAGTGACTTCAGTACccgttttctttctttcatttattttccaATTTTGGCTTTTAAGAGAGACATTCATTGTCTGGAGTTTGGACTGATTACAGTCTGCTATTGTCGATGGTCCTCACTAATGCGGACTTGTTTAGTTTGTTCTCAAGATTATTGCCTAGCAGTACACGATGTAATCTAATGCTTTGGGGCCTTCTGTTGCAGCATCTTCTCTCCGGTTTGAAGCTCCCGATATGCAGAGGAGATATGAGACAATTTCATTTAAGGAAGTGCACGAGGAAGTTACACAGCTGAAGGTAAAATCTCTATTTATATATGGTTTATTCATCTCATGCAGATGAAGGGAAGGTGTTACATGtttattggcttggaaaataaggATGATTATGGTGTGATTTGGTGTCTAAATTTTTGAATTCAAACCAATCCAAATTACAACAAGAATCATCTCCGACAAAACGGAAAGAATTTGGCTTGGTTTGGTTTCTTATTTGGTTTTGGCCTCAAAAGTCAAAATCATGTAAATTATGACAtgaaaaaataatgaaagaaaaagtCATCCCTTAAATTTGGAGTGTGTATAACTTCTCCTCAGAGGAAATCCTAATCTAAATAATGCTTATATAttttagatataaataaatatgtaaaaaacTGCCTcaaataagataataaaataatagtatatattatattatttatttttagtttggtttttggtttggaatttggaTAGGCTTTAAAATATTACGAAACTAATATATAATTCGGTTTGCTTCCGAACTGAAAAATTTTAACTCCGAAACCAAACCACTCCAAACGAAAGTAATGGGTTTGATTTgtatttttggtttaaccaaatAATACTCAGCCCTATCAGGAAGTCTTGCTGTTctgtcttttattttttattatatattgatTCTTGTAAGATCAAGAACTTTATCCCAGTTCATGAGAGTATCTCTTGATGGACCAGGAATTAACAGATCGACTTAATGCTCCGGTAGTGTTTTCTCACAATGATTTACTTTCTGGAAATTTGATGCTTgatgataaacatggtatgtctCTGAACTTATAATATTGAGTTTGAATGATCTGTTACCCTGGCATCTTTCCTCTTGTTCTGTTGATACTGGAagaacatacatacatacatactattCAGCTTAGGTTGCCGGGAGGCGTAGGCTGCTTGCAATGTGGAATATCTCGAAAAAATGTGATCTGTACTGGGTTTTATTGCTTTCTTGTTAAACCTAACCTAAGGCCACATTCAAGAGATGGATAATAAATCCCCATGGACCTTTCTTTTGCTATTTCTGAACATTGCCTATTTCCAGCCAAAATAAGTTTGTCTAATATGATTGAGATGTCATTATCAGACACTTCAGAGCATTTAAGAATCGAAAGACGAACAGGGAAGAACCATAAAGTGCCATCTGTCTGTATTTTCATATTGTTTTACTTGAAACTGTGGCCACTGTCAACTGTGCACCAGCTAGCGTCCAAATTGTAGTGCCTATGTTTTCATCTGATTTGAACACAACTTGCTACATGTTCATAGTCGAGTGTAATATGACATGTATGGATACATAGAATGGTGTTCTACTCGATTAGACATTACTGGGTTGAAAATCTGGCTTTATCATTATGATaagggttttttttcttcttataattCCTAATAAAGACACTGGCCTTGTCACCATGATAAACACATAGGATAGGATGTAATGAGAAATCAAAACCTCAAAACaaaagaatttgatgttacctTGGTTCCTCATTGCTGGATTCAATCCAAGAATAGTTTCTTTATGCTTCCCTAACCTATAAATTGTTTCAATTTCTTAGTATGCTCACTTAACTGTTTATCTTGTCAATGCCCAGATAACCTCTACTTCATAGATTTCGAGTACGGTTCATACAGTTACAGAGGCTATGACATCGGAAATCACTTCAATGAATATGCAGGCTATGAATGTGATTATAGCTTGTATGCTTCCTCTATATTTTCTGCCTTACAATTCTGTGTTTCTTTTCTGCAGCCAAGTTGTGTATTTGAATAGCTTGATACCTACTGATATTGAACATGGTGTTAATGTAGGTATCCTAGTAAAGATGAGCAGTACCATTTTTTCAGGCATTATTTAAAACCTGAAAAACCATATGAGGTATGTAAGGGTATCTGATTAGTTGCATATGTGATTTGAGCAATAAGAGGTTTCAACTTGGACATGAATGtaactttcttttatttgtatGAAAAGAACAtgtttatcaattaaaaaaaatgttatccAGCCTCATTGATGAGTCTTGGATACGGGTATCTATTGAGTTGTTATTCATTTAAACCAATGTTATTCGGACTCGGTGATGAGTCTTGGATATGTGTATCTGTTATGGGTAcactcaattttttttagttttcctatttgAGTATGTTACGGACACATGTCGGATGCGAGTACTTTAAGAGAATGAAGAGTTAGAGTAACTTAGTTCTAAAATTAAAtccaattttggaaaaatatctACATTCAAAGCTCCTTGTGTTTAACCGCAGGTACCAGAAAAAGATCTTAAAGCTCTGTATATCGAGACAAACACGTTCATGCTAGCTTCGCACTTGTATTGGGCTTTATGGGCCCTAATTCAGGTACTCCTTTTCTCCACCTAGCCTTTCCAAACCCaacaaaccataacatatatctAAGTCgtatcttttttgttttttcctgCTAATTGTTGTAGGCAAAGATGTCTGCCATAGATTTTGATTATCTGGGTTATTTCTTCTTGCGGTATAATCAATACGAGAAAGAGAAGCAGATGTGCGTCTCACTTGCACAATCTCACTTGTCAGTCTAAAAAAGCACAAGATTGTATAGTGTCATGCCCAAATAGCAAAATCATGTATGTCATGGACTTGAAAGagcactttatttttattttatttttgtaaaatattgtTTTGTATCCCATTTTTGAGACACACTGTTGAAAAACAAGATTGAAAGAAAACTAGTAGATTTACagtgattattaaatattaaacgtTCATATccaaaattcaagttcaaattgGGTTACAGATCACCAAAAATAGGTGCAATTGATGCATTCGGTTGTGTCAATTTAAGGTTTATTAAAACGGGTAAATTCATGGGTAATGAAATCCATAAccaaaatgattgaattaatagacattaatatataaattaatttaatttaactcaataaaTTTGATAagatcaattatttttaaaagtggGCGGTCAAATCAATTAAGTAACTAAAACTGAGTGAAAAAATAATAACCAATGTAATAGTTGTATTACGAGTGAAGGTTATGAGAGGTGGTGGCAAATGTCGTTTCAAGCTGTGACCCAAGGTTTAAAGTTTTAAGAAGATAAGCATAGCATGGGAGAAGAGTAAGACCTTATCATGGCACAAAACCATAGTGGGTTCAGGATCTCTTGTACATTTAAAATACATGTTGATTATGTTGAAAAATTTGTGAAAGAAGTGAAGAACAAGCTTTTTCAACTTTCTACATGTAATGTAACAACGATGTatttatataaatgtttatactcCTACCAAATCTAGCAAAACCACAATTCCTCATTAATATCACCTTCATACCTTAATGGTGTATCCGATCCTTTGACTTTGACAATGCTGCTGGATCTTCAACCCCATCACATTCCAAGAGATACCAAGAGGCTTCAGCTACAGAGCCCAACCCTATATTggaaaacaaaatttacaatcaagcttggagaACCTGGCAGTGAACAATGTGGCTTTTCAGCCGGTTCCGCCCAGCAAGGCTAGACCAAAGATTTGTAAACAAGGTCTTGAACTGACCCTTCCCTGCTATGGTTTCCCATAAATGTTCAGCTGTAGCTCCCCTCAGATCGTCGGATTTTGTAACATCGACCAAAGATACACTCATATTATTCCGAATGATGCAGAGTTTCCCGTTAAGTGGAACGAGAGCTGCTGCTTCTAAAGCTCGAGAATTGCCCAGATGAATCCTACTATCGATATGCTTTCCCCAAGAATCAGTCACTTCATCATAAACCCTTAGCTTACAACCATCCTTGCACTCCAAAGCATAAAGATGGCCGTTTAAGGAAGTACATGGGTTCCGCCAGCCTGCAACCATTCCATTATAGACAGGGTACCAATTATCGGTTTCAGGTTGGTAGACCTCACTCATTACCTGTTGGTGAGGTCCAAGGCCCTTCAAGAACCACTTCCCCTCGTATACAACCCCAATGAAGGGCACCATTGCCGTGCTCATATCTGAAATATATGACCATCTATTCTTGTTGGGATCATAGACTTCAGCGGACCTCAATGATCGATGTACCCCTTCATTCTCTCCACCAGCAACATACAAGCAATTGTTTATAACACACGAACCAAAGAAATGTCTTCGACGAAGCATATCTGGGGCACGGTGCCATTTGTTTGTCCTAGCACTATAAAATATGACTCGTCGCATTGATCCTTTTAATGGATCCTTACCACCGAATAGATAAAGGTGGCAACCACTGAGGACAGCACATCCAAAGCCAAGGGCTTCAGAATACTCCTTAGGGACAGGAGGGAGTGGCTGCCAGAGCTGGTATACAGGATCAAAGGCATGCCAAGAAATTTTTCCATCTCGATCTCTCTTAATTACGTATATCCATTCTTCAGCAATTCCAAGGCTCTTACGGAGTGAATAAAAGAAGTTACCAGACAAAAGTCTATACCATCTTTTGCAGACCAGGCGGAGCTTTCTGTGCTCAACCCGTGGGACACGTATTAGGCAAGCAATAGCAAGATCATCAGGGAGTCCAGGAAGCAGAGGAGACTGGTTACGGCTCCTATCACCACGTGTTGCCTTGCTCCTTGTCGGATGAATGGATGGTttaatatcaggttggagacacaACTTTGTACCAGGTACATATCTTTTGGCTCCAGCAACAGTTTTGAGTCCAGCATCCACTCTACATAAACAAGCTGTTGTATCAACCTGCCAAGAACATTCACAATTAGTGAGAGTTTTTATCTTACTGaatatatcatttatttatgATGATCAAGACATTTCTAGCATGCATGATCTGCTTATCAATGTTTAATACTTGATTTATGACATCTTTTATTGTAAACCCCGGATGCCAACATACAAGCAACAATTACCATCTTGAGTAGATGTTGCACTCTGTTTTCTATAGTCAGTACGATGAAAGGGGGCGGGGGAACAGTATTTCAAGATCCAATTAACAATCCAAACCATAAGAATCAAAGACAATTCCAATAATACTAAAGGAATACAAGACTTGTGAGTGGAAGCAGGGCACCTTGGATTCCTTTTCTATTAAGGGTCATACTGATAGTATTAGACAGTCAAGTATACAAGCTTGAACTCAAAAAAAGAGCAACAAAATTTGATAGAAAAGCTCCTAAACACAAAATAAGATGTTGAAAGAGAACAGATTTCAACATTGAGGATAGTAATGCACCTTCTAACCTAATTTCACAGCATCCTAAAGGTATCTATTGCAACTATTCAAAGCCATAAAAAAACCTCGAGTTGGTTAACGCTTTGGTTTCACATTTTACGTACTTACAGTCCATAatgattcagaaaaaaaaaagagcttggAAGTTTAAGACAAAGCCATGAAGACTGTAAATTCGGCAAACAAGTTTTTGtatatatttccaatattattatgtTCACCACTTCATCCACAAATGCACGCACAGCCAAACAATAAAATGAGTCTACCGAAGAATAGTTTTTGAGACAGACTAAAGCTAAGAATGGTCAAACCATCAATC
Protein-coding sequences here:
- the LOC107901286 gene encoding probable ethanolamine kinase, with the translated sequence MEWSGPKMSWKFSQTFKFKLQELTMGATENIWTAMDIAPSVAIHDSIPHHPLSVDTALSFPVMSHRVIDVCKKLFRKWEKLENSRFSVETVSGGITNLLLKVSVKEGNGDNVAVTVRLYGPNTEYVIDRKRELQAIKYLSAAGFGAKLLGVFGNGMVQSFINARTLNPADMKKPKLAAEIAKQLRRFHQVEIPGSKEPQLWVDIFKFFEKASSLRFEAPDMQRRYETISFKEVHEEVTQLKELTDRLNAPVVFSHNDLLSGNLMLDDKHDNLYFIDFEYGSYSYRGYDIGNHFNEYAGYECDYSLYPSKDEQYHFFRHYLKPEKPYEVPEKDLKALYIETNTFMLASHLYWALWALIQAKMSAIDFDYLGYFFLRYNQYEKEKQMCVSLAQSHLSV
- the LOC107901283 gene encoding F-box/kelch-repeat protein At1g55270 isoform X3; this translates as MDRMIQPPLVDTTACLCRVDAGLKTVAGAKRYVPGTKLCLQPDIKPSIHPTRSKATRGDRSRNQSPLLPGLPDDLAIACLIRVPRVEHRKLRLVCKRWYRLLSGNFFYSLRKSLGIAEEWIYVIKRDRDGKISWHAFDPVYQLWQPLPPVPKEYSEALGFGCAVLSGCHLYLFGGKDPLKGSMRRVIFYSARTNKWHRAPDMLRRRHFFGSCVINNCLYVAGGENEGVHRSLRSAEVYDPNKNRWSYISDMSTAMVPFIGVVYEGKWFLKGLGPHQQVMSEVYQPETDNWYPVYNGMVAGWRNPCTSLNGHLYALECKDGCKLRVYDEVTDSWGKHIDSRIHLGNSRALEAAALVPLNGKLCIIRNNMSVSLVDVTKSDDLRGATAEHLWETIAGKGLGSVAEASWYLLECDGVEDPAALSKSKDRIHH
- the LOC107901283 gene encoding F-box/kelch-repeat protein At1g55270 isoform X1, whose amino-acid sequence is MLFKWFMVIIAYACLSNNLMLCWLRAFLQVSMSNTLVDTTACLCRVDAGLKTVAGAKRYVPGTKLCLQPDIKPSIHPTRSKATRGDRSRNQSPLLPGLPDDLAIACLIRVPRVEHRKLRLVCKRWYRLLSGNFFYSLRKSLGIAEEWIYVIKRDRDGKISWHAFDPVYQLWQPLPPVPKEYSEALGFGCAVLSGCHLYLFGGKDPLKGSMRRVIFYSARTNKWHRAPDMLRRRHFFGSCVINNCLYVAGGENEGVHRSLRSAEVYDPNKNRWSYISDMSTAMVPFIGVVYEGKWFLKGLGPHQQVMSEVYQPETDNWYPVYNGMVAGWRNPCTSLNGHLYALECKDGCKLRVYDEVTDSWGKHIDSRIHLGNSRALEAAALVPLNGKLCIIRNNMSVSLVDVTKSDDLRGATAEHLWETIAGKGLGSVAEASWYLLECDGVEDPAALSKSKDRIHH
- the LOC107901283 gene encoding F-box/kelch-repeat protein At1g55270 isoform X4 gives rise to the protein MDRMIQPPLVDTTACLCRVDAGLKTVAGAKRYVPGTKLCLQPDIKPSIHPTRSKATRGDRSRNQSPLLPGLPDDLAIACLIRVPRVEHRKLRLVCKRWYRLLSGNFFYSLRKSLGIAEEWIYVIKRDRDGKISWHAFDPVYQLWQPLPPVPKEYSEALGFGCAVLSGCHLYLFGGKDPLKGSMRRVIFYSARTNKWHRAPDMLRRRHFFGSCVINNCLYVAGGENEGVHRSLRSAEVYDPNKNRWSYISDMSTAMVPFIGVVYEGKWFLKGLGPHQQVMSEVYQPETDNWYPVYNGMVAGWRNPCTSLNGHLYALECKDGCKLRVYDEVTDSWGKHIDSRIHLGNSRALEAAALVPLNGKLCIIRNNMSVSLVDVTKSDDLRGATAEHLWETIAGKGQFKTLFTNLWSSLAGRNRLKSHIVHCQVLQA
- the LOC107901283 gene encoding F-box/kelch-repeat protein At1g55270 isoform X2 gives rise to the protein MLFKWFMVIIAYACLSNNLMLCWLRAFLQVSMSNTLVDTTACLCRVDAGLKTVAGAKRYVPGTKLCLQPDIKPSIHPTRSKATRGDRSRNQSPLLPGLPDDLAIACLIRVPRVEHRKLRLVCKRWYRLLSGNFFYSLRKSLGIAEEWIYVIKRDRDGKISWHAFDPVYQLWQPLPPVPKEYSEALGFGCAVLSGCHLYLFGGKDPLKGSMRRVIFYSARTNKWHRAPDMLRRRHFFGSCVINNCLYVAGGENEGVHRSLRSAEVYDPNKNRWSYISDMSTAMVPFIGVVYEGKWFLKGLGPHQQVMSEVYQPETDNWYPVYNGMVAGWRNPCTSLNGHLYALECKDGCKLRVYDEVTDSWGKHIDSRIHLGNSRALEAAALVPLNGKLCIIRNNMSVSLVDVTKSDDLRGATAEHLWETIAGKGQFKTLFTNLWSSLAGRNRLKSHIVHCQVLQA